Genomic segment of Primulina tabacum isolate GXHZ01 chromosome 11, ASM2559414v2, whole genome shotgun sequence:
atatatatatatatatatatatatatatatatatggtattTACGTGCATCGTACGTGCTTCATGCTAGTGTATTAGCATGAAGCACGTACGATGCACGTAAATaccaattatataataaaaatttaaaattcgatttttttaataaataatttgaatcattttgttattAATTTGAGTTTAATCTCTTGTTACATTagacgaataaattaattaagaacttatataatttactttcgaattttttgtaaaattaaaattcaagttgataattttatgttatgtaataaattataattaacaCAATATATAGCCAAATGAActtaaacaaatttttaaaaaatatatattcaaacACCAAGTATAAGGTATAATAAActaaaaatcaatcaaattatggactttatcaatacataatcataatttacataaattaaGCACACTAACgataaataattatcaatttaaaatatcgtAACTAACTCATCAAAACAATAtcaaaactaatgaaataataattttgatagcAAAATATAAGTCATAATATtccatttaaataatatttaaatacctaaataattttttaaccttttgtttttagaattttatgtcattgataataattttatatcagAATCGATCTTTTATAAACTACAAAAGTgcttattaatttcttgttaaatataattttaattaaattaataaataaatcaatatatgtaATGAAATACATATTTAAATGAGATTATAcggtaaatatcaaataaaatctaataaactcataaaataattattaaatataaaatttaaactaccGGTTGATTTTCacataaaaaatagaaatataaCCAAATACATAAACTTGcataaaaaatgttattttttgtatttattgaattagttagtttgatttcaaaataaataaataaatatgttaaTAGATCATATGTAAAAACTCTAATACTTTGACAGATGTTAATCAATGatcattataatttatatttattataaggattatgtcatatattattttttatagtagaaaataacatttcattatAATATAACTCAACTTTATTTCTCTCATGGTCGTTTACAATTTCTATTATGTagaatgaaataaattttttttaaatgaaatagaatgaaatatgatataattaaatattataatgaaaAATAGATAAGGGAAAAAGTTAAAAGCATAAAACTATAACCATAAAATAtggttaattaatatttaattactaattaataGCCTAAGTGTGAACCATAAAATGTGGTTAATTAATATtcattattaattaatagactaaGTGTGAAGTTACTACCTAtgttatttgataattaaaataattaagaatgTGAAGGGTAATTACGTCCGTTCACAATTAGAAAACATTTCAAATATCCACatttttataggtatatagatttgataattaaataattaagaatGTGAAGGGTAATTACGTCCGTTCACAATTAGAAAACATTTCAAATATCCACatttttataggtatatagatatatataaataatatattaagttctttaaatataacaacTAACAAATACATCTCGAGATAACCGAATTCTAGTTTCTTTTGTGGACAACGCTATTATTgccataaaaataatatatcatatatatatatatcagctgAACATGCACGCAACACGTAAATATAAAAGATACAAAACattcatttcaaaaaaaaaaaaaaagatacaaaacattaatgaaattttatataatgCAGACAGTTGAAAGCCTGAAGGCAATTGAAAGTAACtatatgatatattatttttatggcAATAATGCTATAACTCGAGGTTCCAATTAAGCTAATGAATCTTGAAATGTGATAAGCGTTGTCCACAAAAGAAACTAGAATTCGGTTATCTTGAGATATATttgttaattgttatatttaaagaacttaatatattatttatgtgTAAGCTCaactagatcttttatttgataATTTGTGAATTTTACTGTCAAGTTTAGACATACataatttatttgtttaaattgttataaaaatatttaagttcAATGAATTTACTAGATCGGGTTATACTTTAACTTTAGGTCTTTTTTCAATAcgtcaattaaattaaatttatttgcctaaaatagttttttttaatcaaCTAATATGGCTCGTTTTCCAACATCTTAAGGCAGTTGTGGTATAAAAATATGAACATTATTTAAATCGATCCGATTATTTGCACCATATGTAATAATCAAGAACGCAATAATCACacacaaaaacaaaaaagaattagcatttaaaaaaattatttagaaTTTCTGCAGTAGGTGAATCAGTCGACAAGAATATCAATACTTCTACCTCAAGACAAACCAGTTAATGTCACGAGACTTACAGCACTACTCAGAATCTGAAGATTCTTCAGAAAAAGGATTTAGCGTCGAAACCATCTTAGACAGTGTCTCTCCCATGTCATCAAGATCATCTTTGCCAAAACCCCAACTTCTAAGCAGTTCCGTACCTAGTGCTCCTCGCGCAATCCCAAGCCTACGAAGGTTTATCAGTCTATCCTCCAAATATGGCAAAACAGCACTGCTAGAACGCAATCTCGCTGCCATGGGGATGGAGTGAACTTCGAGCGGTCCTCTGGTTGTCGCAGGACCTGAAATTGGGCCATCCAATATCTCGCCATGTTGACCAACAAGATTACTGAATACTGAAGGAAAAGGCAAAGGAATTGGAAGAGGGCATTGCGCTACACTTAGATGGGAGAATTTTGGTCTCGCTGCTGAATTTAAATAGGAAGCCTGCACTGCATCTTTAACTTCAGGAACAGAGGCTCTTTGATACCCTGAAAACAAAATAAACAATAGAATTAGACTACCAATTTTTTGCCTGTCTAAGATCTAGTAGCTAAATAACAATACTGAAAAATGGACCAGATCAGCGAGGAAAAGCCTGGAAGCCTATTGAGAATGTTATCCAAGAACTACACTAACACTTTGGCTGGATTTAATATCAGAGAAATTCTGCAAAGATTTCAGGTCGCAGAAGTTGATTTACAGTATGTTTTAAACAGAAAGGctcattttttatttgaaaattcatagCTAAAAATTGAGGTCGTCACAATAATTGAACAGCATTCCAACCTTTCTGTTCTTTCGTAAATTTGTTTTGTCTGGAGTTAAAGAAAATCTTAGCAAACAAAAATGATGAGTGGGTTTTTTTCCCTTCACTCGTTTATCATACAACCAATAGTGCCATTACATTTCTCACAAAGATTCTATATACACCTTGACTGCAAAACCACAACCAACAAGGCAAGAAGAGCCACCAAGTTCATGCATAGAAAATTAGaccattaatactggaaaaaaaTACCCAAAGTTGTAAGACCGGGAAAATGCAAATAATCTTTATTGCTACCTGTTCCAAAGACTCCATGAACAGTGATGGATTCCACAGCAAGCATATCTTCAACTTCTGCTAACTCTGGAGTCAACGGCAACAAATTCTCCAATAAACATTGTGGGCTTTGGTTACCTGGTATACATGAATTTGAAACTTTAGCTAGAAAACTTAATTCCTAAGGGGGAGGAGAGAAGCACAAAGTCAGAACATAGTACCGGTGAGACCTGGAACTGGCATAGAAACATCCAGAATAGTAACCATATTCTGCCTAGATTGGCCCCCTGTCATTTGCATTAATTGATTAATATCCACCGCACCGCATGCGTGGCTCACTTGTGTACTAGGCCCAAGTGGTTGCATTCTGAAGGGGAGACTAATGGAGTGTATTGCAGATGCATAAACTGCACTGGTGTGGTAAGGCTTTTGATCTTTTACACACAGATACTTGGACAGTCTACCTTCATAAAAGTAAAAAGATTATTTGAGTAAAATGTCGTGACAATAAGTGAAAGGATACGCTATTAGCCACAAGCTCAATTTTCATACACAAGATGCTGCAAATTGGAAAATGGaaataatttctttaaattataaattgtaGATCCAAGTTTAAATATAGTAGCTTCTTCAATTAAGGAATGGGGAGATCATAACACATCAGTCCTGGAATTAACATaaatttgcatgaaaacaaggTTAAGAAACTTGGCAAGGTTAAGAAACTTGGTTCAAACACCGCAACGATGAAAACAGTAATATGCGAGAATTATTTGCAAGAAGACGCTGATTCATTCATAGATTCTCCAATCTATTACTCAGTCTTGCCTCATTAATCCACTGCACGATACAAATAAAAACACTCCAAGATCAATAAAGATTGTTACGAGATAGATTACTGATTGTGTTATATGAAAACAACAGAATCGAGaaattgagattatgaaatctATCTCACAACACAATCTGTAGAACCTATCGCATTGTCTTATTTTACGAAGTGCAGAAAATTTGTAAATTCCGTGTGTGACAATGCTAGCCATCTCAGCAGACCTAGGCAGCTATATAATAGTGTGATTAAAAGCCAATGTTTAAAATAAGCATTATCATTTAATTAAAGAGATTACAAAGATAATAAAACGAATGGTACAAGCataaaaaaattttggcatCATTTCTCGACGAGGACATCGAACTTTTCAATCAATAAGTAGAAGGCAAAACCAATGAAACATAGATACTTTTGATACCAAAAAAACAAGAATCTGTTCAAATTAAGGACATTCGTCCTATCAGTCTAGTCACAAGTTTTTACAAGATAATCGCCAAAGTGTTGTCCTTGAGATTAAAAAGGAAATCCATCTCACAATACCAGACTCTCAAAATGATTTTATCGAAGGTAGACAGATTCTAGACTATTGTCTCATTGCAAAAAAACTAGTGGAGGAATTTAGGTTTAAGAAAAGGGTTTCGGGGAGCGTTGGAGAAGACGGATCAGGGGATGTCTTTCAAGTGTATCTTTCTCGAAACTTATTAATGGTAGGCCTAGCGGTAAATTCAAGGGTGGAAAAGGCCTTAGCAAAGGAGGCCTGTTATTCCCCTTACTTTTCAACTTAGTGGTAGACGTGTTGGGTAGATTGGTCGACAGGCAAATGAAATGGAACTTTTAAGGGGATTGGAAGTAGGTAGAGAGAGGGCTGAGATCTCCCATATACAGTTTGCAGATGAAACTTTGTTCTTTGTGAAGAATAACAGCCACTTTAGGTTTTTGGTGGAGATTTCGCTATCGTTTTGAGAAATGTCGGGGTTAAAGAtcaatttggaaaaaaatgcTTTATTGGGACTTCATTGCGAAGAAGAGGAAGTTGGAAGGCTAGCTTGTGAAATTGGTCGTGGGAAAGAGTCTTGGCCAATTAGATAAGTGAGGATCCCTTTATGCGGGAATTCATTATAAGTCTTTTTTTGAGAGTCAGTCCTTTTCAAGATGTCTAAGAAGTTGGCGAGTTGGAAGAAAGCGTTCTTATCTAGACAGGGTAGACTGACTCTGATTTAAGCTGTGTTGAATGCTCTACTAACGTACTTCATGTCTTTATTTAGGGTCCCACAAGACGTAGCGGAAGCCGTGGAAAAGattatgagagattttttgtGGGATGGATCTCACCATTGTCACTTGGTTGCTTGGGACCATGTTTCTACACCAAAGGAGCAAGGGGGTTGGGGCATTGACAATATTTGTCTGAGGAATAAGGTCTTACTAGGGAAATGGCAGTGGAGATTTTCAAGTGAGGGGGAGTTGTTATAGAAGAAGATTGTGCTTAGCAAATATGGGTTACATGATAATGGGTGGGATGCGGGTCTTGCAAGGAGTGTTAGTTTTAGGAGTCCCTGGAAATTTATTTCTAGGATCTATCCGATTTTTCTTCAGTCGGtgaaggttgtggaaaaaggggaaataaaatcaagttttGGGAGCTCAGATGGTGGGGGGATTCCACTTTTTGGATTTTTTCTGTCATTATTCCAGATTTCTACGGCACATAATCAGACTATTTCCCACTTTTTGCGTTCTGATTCTTCATCCAACCTATCCACAATCTCTTGGAATTTGCACTTTCGTCGGGATTTGAGGGATGAGCAAGTTAACGATTTAAGCTTATTGCTAAGGTCTTTGGATATGATTAGTTTGATCGAATAAGCTGATTAGGAAGTGGGTTTGGGATCCTTCATGGCTATTTTCCATTAAATCCTTCTTCGAGTCTTTTTTCCCACTTTATagttttccttcttttcctCTTTATCAAACCATTTGGAAAGTGCCTATTCCGTCCAAGGTTCAAGTGTTCTTGTGGTCTTTAGTGTTTGGTAAATTACCAACGTGCGAGATGATGCAAAAGGGGTACTCCAACTGTTCTCTTTGTCCGAGTTGGTGTGTGTTGTGTAGGCAAGAAGCGGAGACCCACGACCACTTGCTCATTCATTGTCCTTTTATGATCTTTCTTTGGTTCAAAGCATTGGCGGAGTTGGGCCTGGGCCCTGGTTTAGATATCTTTGAGATCAACTCATGATTTATTTGGGGTAGCTCTTGGTCACGATCTAGGAAAGAGGGGTAGAATTTTCTGGGTTGTGGTGGTTCATTATTTATGATGATTCGGTTGGATGGTGAGGAATAGAAGGATTTTTGACAATGAAGAAGAATCGCTTGAAGAATGTTGGGACAAGATTAAATTCAAGGTTCCATGTTAGATTTCGATGAATGTGGAGTTTAAAATGTTTCCAGTCTCAGATTTGTATAGGATTTAGTCCAATACTATGTTAATATGATTCCCGTTCTTACTTTATCTTGCGTGGACCTCTAGTTCATTTTTTTGTACTTAAAATCTTTTATTGACATAATCTTGTTtcccacaaaaaaaaaatataaataggaGGCCTAAGAACAACATAGTCAAGAAATTGAGATGATGAAAGCTATTCTGCTTAACTCATGATATTGACACACGTTTATTCAAAAGTGAATTATTCCAACAAAGTTTTTGTGGTCATTGTTCATTGTTTAGAGGCTAAAAAACTTGACTTGTAAAAGTACATGTGGGAGTAGTCAAGGTGCGAATTTCAAGGTGAATGAGTAGTTACACACGAATGAACCAAATTAAAAGTATCATATCAAAGAAGATACTAGGACAGCAACAGTTGAAGAAAAATCAAGGACACTATATTTAAGATGGTGTAGACACATTCATTATTGAGAGTTTTGAGGAATTTAGAAACTCGAACAAAATGGAGGACAAACTTAATTTTATACGAATTTATTAAGCATCacttatatgatttaaaaaactGATAGTTTACAGTGACTACGAATTTAGGACAAGAGCTTGGATGATAATATAAACCATCAGGTGGACCCATGTAGCAAACACAGTTTCAGCTTCTCGTGGATCAATTTTTCATCAACCCTAAGAGATTGTTTTAATTGCGCCAATGtcgaaaaataaagataaaactcACATTTAATTGTCATGCTTACTTGTACTCAGGGACGGTAAACCAACTGGGACTATCAATTTACAGAAAGAAGATAGTCTTGCAAGTGAAACTGCATCGTGGATTTTACTGGATATTATTTGTTTTTGGCTTTTGGCATTTAGGTAGGAGTTGGGACTACGGGCACAGTAGAGCAGAACGGGAACATTTGTGTACTCATCtgcaatattttctaaaaattcccCAGCTACACCAGAGAATCCTCCAGAATCATCAACGATAAATTGAAATCCCTGCCCAAGAAGAAAAAGAGGGGGAGAGAACAAATTTAGATTAAGAAAAAACGTATAAATAATGCAGCAGCTGTCTACGAACTGCGAAGAATAAGCAAAAGTTCTAGCAGGATAAAAAGGTATTGTGCTCTAGAAATATAGTTCCTTCGGAAAAGGGAATAAAAACAATGATAAAAACCATGATCCATTGTCAATGGGCCCAAATGATcaaatgaattttattttctaaaatttgattctCAAATAATTGAATCAAATGTTTAACACGGTGAGGACTGAGCCCCACAAAAAGTACCTGAATAAGGTCACACTCTTCAACAAAAAAGCGAAGCCTCTCATTAATTTCTTCTCCTGACATGCACCCCGAAAAAGCATCTCTTCCAATTCCATAATTGTTAAAATCTTCAGGGTCCATCCACAAGCCATTTAACTCATACAGActctgaggatgataatgaaCTTTGGAGAAATCTGTCCAGTACTGAACTCCATCTTCAAGACATGCAACAATGTCTTTATCTTGATATTCAGTTTGAGAATCACTGTTCCTTCCATCATAACCTCTAGAGTTATCCATGTCCTCGTCAGTCTCTGCTGAGTCTAAACTTTGCAAGAACAAGTTCTTCTTCAAAGGTTCAGATGCCTGAGTTGTTATACTACCCTTCCTACACATAGGTCTGGAGACATTTAATTCATACAAGTGTCATATCAGACAGTAAAATGTGCATCAAAATGGCATACCAAAATACTATATCTAATGCTCAAGAAAAGCAGAAACTGCAGATCAAAATTTAGCCTTGATAGGTGTTGCAGGTTTGCCTATTAAAAACATAGGCTCCATAGTCTTCAAAGATCAGGATCGTTGCTCGTGGTAAAAAACTAAGTCGGGTCATGAAGACTCATGTGAAATGGTaatgaaaattcaaaaaggCATCCAGCTTTCAATGTTTATAACAacgaaaaaatatttaaaaataaagagaATTGGCAGTGGCATGCGATTGATAACCTTCTGCTCCAATGAAGGAGAACAAGAAGGTATCTCCAAGAAAATACCAGAAAGACACGATCTGGCATATTTTCCCATGTATGCCAACAAACAAACTTGTGTTGACTCAGGAAACTATGTCAACTAGGAGCACATAGATTCTAAAAAATTGTAATATACAGAAAGAAGGGGAAAAAGCATTCAGCAACAGTCAAAAGTCTAACTCTAAGGTCTAAGCTATATGGAGTACAAATATTACATGCCTCCATTAACTGTCAAATGAAAAATGCCACAGCCCATAATAAACATGTATAAATTTGTTTTCCTAGCAGACATGAGTAAAACATCTCCGTCActaatgaactcatttaagttggTAAAGAAGTGAAGGAGCTTGAAATATCGGTGGTAATGCATCGAGAATAGGAGAAACATTTTATTATCCATGGAAAGTCGTCTGTCTAGTAACAACTAGATGCTTCAAATGTTCCTGGCAAGCCAATGTAACCTATTAAAGCAATCAGCCATCAGTCAGCAAGGGACAAGTCTAAAGATGCTCTCATGAAGTCATATCTGTAGCTGTATAAAAATAAGACGTTTTGAAAGATCTACACAGAAAAAAATGAACACCAAACATAAATTTGCAGGGTGACAATTTCCAGAAAATATGAATACATATATCAGATATTGGTGCCTAGGCATTTGATTATTATAGCTC
This window contains:
- the LOC142517877 gene encoding uncharacterized protein LOC142517877 isoform X1, which encodes MKEILTVQIGSYANFIGSHFWNFQDELLGLADNPQSDEIFKNHHFNMDVLYRAGETRQGIFTHTPRLVSVDFQGSLGCVSASGTLYNEVPVASIDTPTWKGSITTQASEPLKKNLFLQSLDSAETDEDMDNSRGYDGRNSDSQTEYQDKDIVACLEDGVQYWTDFSKVHYHPQSLYELNGLWMDPEDFNNYGIGRDAFSGCMSGEEINERLRFFVEECDLIQGFQFIVDDSGGFSGVAGEFLENIADEYTNVPVLLYCARSPNSYLNAKSQKQIISSKIHDAVSLARLSSFCKLIVPVGLPSLSTSRLSKYLCVKDQKPYHTSAVYASAIHSISLPFRMQPLGPSTQVSHACGAVDINQLMQMTGGQSRQNMVTILDVSMPVPGLTGNQSPQCLLENLLPLTPELAEVEDMLAVESITVHGVFGTGYQRASVPEVKDAVQASYLNSAARPKFSHLSVAQCPLPIPLPFPSVFSNLVGQHGEILDGPISGPATTRGPLEVHSIPMAARLRSSSAVLPYLEDRLINLRRLGIARGALGTELLRSWGFGKDDLDDMGETLSKMVSTLNPFSEESSDSE
- the LOC142517877 gene encoding uncharacterized protein LOC142517877 isoform X3; protein product: MCRKGSITTQASEPLKKNLFLQSLDSAETDEDMDNSRGYDGRNSDSQTEYQDKDIVACLEDGVQYWTDFSKVHYHPQSLYELNGLWMDPEDFNNYGIGRDAFSGCMSGEEINERLRFFVEECDLIQGFQFIVDDSGGFSGVAGEFLENIADEYTNVPVLLYCARSPNSYLNAKSQKQIISSKIHDAVSLARLSSFCKLIVPVGLPSLSTSRLSKYLCVKDQKPYHTSAVYASAIHSISLPFRMQPLGPSTQVSHACGAVDINQLMQMTGGQSRQNMVTILDVSMPVPGLTGNQSPQCLLENLLPLTPELAEVEDMLAVESITVHGVFGTGYQRASVPEVKDAVQASYLNSAARPKFSHLSVAQCPLPIPLPFPSVFSNLVGQHGEILDGPISGPATTRGPLEVHSIPMAARLRSSSAVLPYLEDRLINLRRLGIARGALGTELLRSWGFGKDDLDDMGETLSKMVSTLNPFSEESSDSE
- the LOC142517877 gene encoding uncharacterized protein LOC142517877 isoform X2 is translated as MKEILTVQIGSYANFIGSHFWNFQDELLGLADNPQSDEIFKNHHFNMDVLYRAGETRQGIFTHTPRLVSVDFQGSLGCVSASGTLYNEVPVASIDTPTWKGSITTQASEPLKKNLFLQSLDSAETDEDMDNSRGYDGRNSDSQTEYQDKDIVACLEDGVQYWTDFSKVHYHPQSLYELNGLWMDPEDFNNYGIGRDAFSGCMSGEEINERLRFFVEECDLIQGFQFIVDDSGGFSGVAGEFLENIADEYTNVPVLLYCARSPNSYLNAKSQKQIISSKIHDAVSLARLSSFCKLIVPVGLPSLSTSRLSKYLCVKDQKPYHTSAVYASAIHSISLPFRMQPLGPSTQVSHACGAVDINQLMQMTGGQSRQNMVTILDVSMPVPGNQSPQCLLENLLPLTPELAEVEDMLAVESITVHGVFGTGYQRASVPEVKDAVQASYLNSAARPKFSHLSVAQCPLPIPLPFPSVFSNLVGQHGEILDGPISGPATTRGPLEVHSIPMAARLRSSSAVLPYLEDRLINLRRLGIARGALGTELLRSWGFGKDDLDDMGETLSKMVSTLNPFSEESSDSE